In Desulfovibrio sp. 86, the following proteins share a genomic window:
- a CDS encoding portal protein → MLRLSHSTTLPPPSGAVAEHADGERDHPPVRADVPALARRYQALLRRRSPWDTAWQSLADHFLPTRCRLRQQGQEDQESPMLNSGLVDATGILAMRTLAAGLQGGLTSPARPWFRLGLDDADLARSRPGQAWLDEVATRMRAVFHRSNFYNAMHTLYAELATFGTAFTFELADPTQGFRFMPLCAGEYVLDCDAARKVDTVFRRSSMTLRQIVQTFGLSALPESLREAASRNADERRSVIQAVYPRVDCQPGMLAAMHMPVASVYWLEGRDGGEHPLRESGFRHFPGFGPRWDVAGNDVYGRSPAMDALPDCRMLQQMGITTLKAIHKAVDPPMSVSAGLRSVGLDLTPGGINYVDSAPGQSPQAATPLLQVNPDLSTARRAMESVQNQIRSGLYNDLFKLILEGRSGVTASEIAAREEEKLVLIGPVLERLHDELFIPLMDRTFECMREMDMLPPCPPELAGRRLKVEFVSLLAQAQKLVGVSAADQYLALTLRASSAWPEALDTLNVDHLLDNYADSLGLPVSLTRSLEEREQLRAARADALRAAALTDSLKQGADLVKQLAQSPLTDPQGRQGTVLDGLVALLGRAARAQVDGIGGPCGAAETGPIGGTGGTGETGAIGGQAAANPAPAARSMEETRRDRPQETP, encoded by the coding sequence GTGTTGCGGCTATCCCACAGTACGACACTGCCCCCACCGTCCGGGGCCGTCGCTGAACACGCGGACGGCGAGCGGGATCATCCGCCGGTGCGCGCGGACGTGCCTGCCCTGGCCCGCAGGTATCAGGCCCTTTTGCGCCGCCGTTCCCCCTGGGACACGGCATGGCAAAGTCTGGCCGACCACTTTTTGCCCACGCGCTGCCGTCTGCGGCAGCAGGGGCAGGAAGATCAGGAAAGCCCCATGCTCAACAGCGGCCTTGTGGACGCCACGGGCATTCTGGCCATGCGCACCCTGGCCGCCGGACTTCAGGGCGGCCTGACCAGCCCGGCCCGGCCCTGGTTCCGCCTTGGGCTGGACGATGCGGATCTGGCCCGCAGCCGCCCCGGTCAGGCGTGGCTGGACGAAGTGGCCACGCGCATGCGCGCCGTCTTTCACCGCAGCAACTTCTACAACGCCATGCACACGCTGTATGCGGAACTGGCGACCTTTGGCACGGCCTTTACCTTTGAACTGGCCGATCCCACGCAGGGCTTCCGCTTTATGCCGCTCTGCGCCGGAGAATACGTGCTGGACTGCGACGCCGCCCGCAAGGTGGACACGGTTTTTCGCCGTTCAAGCATGACCCTGCGCCAGATCGTGCAGACCTTCGGCCTTTCCGCCCTGCCCGAATCCCTGCGCGAGGCGGCCAGCCGCAACGCGGACGAAAGGCGCAGCGTCATCCAGGCCGTGTATCCGCGTGTGGACTGCCAGCCCGGCATGCTCGCGGCCATGCACATGCCCGTGGCCTCGGTCTACTGGCTTGAGGGACGCGACGGCGGCGAACATCCCTTGCGTGAATCGGGGTTCAGGCATTTTCCCGGTTTCGGCCCGCGCTGGGATGTGGCGGGCAATGACGTCTACGGGCGCTCGCCCGCCATGGACGCCCTGCCCGACTGCCGCATGCTGCAACAGATGGGCATCACCACGCTCAAGGCCATCCACAAGGCTGTGGACCCGCCCATGAGCGTGTCGGCGGGCTTGCGCTCCGTGGGGCTGGATCTGACCCCCGGCGGCATCAACTATGTGGACAGCGCCCCCGGCCAGAGCCCGCAGGCGGCGACGCCGCTGCTGCAGGTCAACCCCGATCTGTCCACAGCCCGCCGGGCCATGGAATCCGTGCAGAACCAGATCAGATCAGGGCTCTACAACGACCTTTTCAAACTCATTCTGGAGGGCCGCAGCGGCGTGACCGCCAGCGAAATCGCCGCCCGCGAAGAAGAAAAACTGGTTCTCATCGGCCCGGTGCTGGAACGCCTGCACGACGAACTCTTTATCCCGCTTATGGACAGAACGTTTGAATGCATGCGCGAGATGGACATGCTGCCGCCCTGCCCGCCCGAACTGGCCGGACGACGCCTCAAGGTGGAATTCGTCTCCCTGCTGGCGCAGGCGCAAAAGCTGGTGGGCGTCAGCGCGGCGGATCAGTATCTGGCCCTGACCCTCAGGGCATCCTCGGCCTGGCCCGAAGCTCTGGACACCCTCAACGTGGATCATCTGCTCGACAATTACGCCGACAGCCTCGGCCTGCCCGTGAGCCTCACCCGCTCCCTTGAGGAACGTGAGCAGCTGCGCGCCGCCAGAGCCGATGCCCTGCGCGCCGCTGCCCTGACCGACTCCCTGAAACAGGGGGCGGACCTTGTGAAGCAGCTTGCCCAAAGCCCGCTCACAGACCCGCAAGGCAGGCAGGGCACGGTACTTGACGGTCTTGTGGCCCTGCTGGGGCGGGCGGCCCGGGCGCAAGTTGACGGCATTGGCGGGCCTTGCGGGGCTGCCGAAACTGGCCCAATTGGCGGCACCGGCGGAACTGGCGAAACTGGCGCAATTGGCGGTCAGGCGGCAGC